A DNA window from Luteolibacter luteus contains the following coding sequences:
- a CDS encoding permease, which translates to MSPDARQDFAFAFLSILFEGAPFILLGTLISGFIDIYLPAGTMDRLLPKRRFPAILVAGLLGAILPVCECAVVPVIRRLVKKGLPVSCALTYMLAAPIVNPITALSTWKAFKGPEIPFGPDLSFSASLVMTLSRLGLGFLVAVAVGVVVSRIPMVKLLRQRLVDSLAKEDTEEKTHDHAHSHACGHDHDHKHGEACGHDHDHDHKHQHGGCCGHDHDHDHGHGHHHHEHEDNRLVAAFRSAMRDFVDVGVYFTIGVAITALFNTGIAPGAEWLDSLAKNDVAAPAALMGLAFVLSLCSTSDAFIAATLDKFTYGAKLAFLVFGPMLDVKLLFLYQTVLRRRFIIQLAIGLFLGIGAAAIAWQAIILNLAKP; encoded by the coding sequence GTGTCACCCGACGCCCGTCAGGACTTCGCCTTCGCTTTCCTCAGCATCTTGTTTGAGGGCGCACCCTTCATTCTGTTGGGCACGCTCATCAGCGGCTTCATCGATATCTATCTCCCCGCGGGGACGATGGATCGTCTACTGCCGAAGCGCCGCTTTCCCGCCATCCTGGTGGCCGGCCTGCTGGGTGCCATCCTTCCGGTCTGCGAATGCGCGGTGGTCCCGGTGATCCGGCGCCTGGTGAAAAAGGGCCTCCCGGTTTCCTGCGCGCTGACCTACATGCTGGCAGCACCGATCGTGAATCCGATCACCGCGCTCAGCACTTGGAAGGCCTTCAAGGGACCGGAAATCCCCTTCGGTCCGGATCTCTCCTTCTCTGCCAGCCTGGTGATGACCCTTTCCCGTCTCGGCCTCGGCTTCCTGGTCGCCGTCGCGGTCGGTGTGGTGGTTTCCCGCATCCCGATGGTGAAGCTGCTTCGCCAGCGTCTCGTGGATAGCCTCGCGAAGGAGGACACGGAGGAGAAGACACACGATCACGCTCACAGCCACGCCTGTGGCCATGACCATGATCACAAGCACGGTGAAGCTTGCGGCCACGATCATGATCACGATCACAAGCACCAGCATGGTGGCTGCTGCGGTCACGACCATGACCACGATCACGGCCACGGTCATCATCACCACGAACATGAGGACAATCGCCTCGTCGCCGCGTTCCGCTCCGCCATGCGGGACTTCGTGGATGTCGGCGTTTACTTCACCATCGGCGTGGCCATCACCGCGCTCTTCAATACCGGCATCGCCCCCGGCGCGGAGTGGCTCGATAGCCTCGCGAAGAACGATGTCGCCGCACCCGCAGCCCTCATGGGCCTCGCCTTCGTGCTGAGCCTTTGCAGCACCTCGGACGCCTTCATCGCAGCCACCCTCGACAAGTTTACCTACGGGGCGAAGTTGGCATTCCTCGTCTTCGGCCCCATGCTCGATGTGAAGCTGCTCTTCCTCTACCAGACGGTGTTGCGCCGCCGCTTCATCATCCAGCTGGCGATCGGTCTCTTCCTTGGCATCGGCGCGGCGGCCATCGCCTGGCAAGCCATCATCCTTAACCTCGCGAAGCCGTGA
- a CDS encoding TIGR03943 family putative permease subunit produces the protein MNPKLQRVIFSIALIAWGAVLVYFYASGRISKYLAPDFRPLTLAGGLGLLVVGAFNLLTANQQASCGHDHGPDDTHDHESMDVHPWAAFLILLLPLGIGVAWTKDAFSLGSLTRKGLLESPAETSSLLLGASMPKLTKEIIEKQHPKNAGGYHTFGLMELFFSAGDPEMRDLVKGMPVETEGRLVKDPDGGAKQRRLYRLFITCCAADSRAIPIIVRFKGEVPQVDENAWMKLAGTMDYPDEGEGFVPVLTVDSASEAPPPPEESFMRSNF, from the coding sequence GTGAATCCGAAGCTGCAGCGCGTGATTTTCTCGATCGCCCTGATCGCATGGGGCGCGGTACTCGTCTACTTCTATGCTAGCGGGCGCATCTCGAAGTACTTGGCCCCGGACTTCCGTCCCCTGACCTTGGCTGGTGGCCTCGGCCTTCTGGTGGTGGGTGCCTTCAATCTTCTTACCGCGAACCAGCAGGCCTCCTGTGGCCACGATCACGGCCCGGATGACACGCACGACCATGAAAGCATGGACGTGCATCCATGGGCGGCTTTCCTCATTCTCCTGCTTCCGCTGGGAATCGGCGTGGCATGGACGAAGGACGCCTTCTCGCTCGGATCCCTGACTCGTAAAGGCCTGTTGGAAAGTCCCGCGGAAACCAGTTCGCTGCTCCTCGGAGCCTCGATGCCGAAGCTCACCAAGGAGATCATCGAGAAGCAGCATCCGAAGAATGCCGGGGGCTATCACACCTTCGGCCTCATGGAGCTGTTCTTCAGCGCTGGAGATCCCGAGATGCGAGACCTGGTGAAGGGCATGCCGGTCGAAACCGAAGGCCGCCTCGTGAAGGACCCGGATGGCGGGGCCAAGCAGCGCCGCCTCTACCGCCTCTTCATCACCTGCTGCGCCGCGGATAGCCGCGCGATCCCGATCATCGTCCGCTTCAAGGGCGAGGTCCCGCAGGTGGATGAAAATGCCTGGATGAAGCTCGCCGGCACGATGGACTATCCGGATGAGGGAGAGGGCTTCGTGCCCGTGCTGACAGTGGACTCTGCCAGCGAGGCGCCGCCACCGCCGGAAGAGTCCTTCATGCGCTCGAACTTCTGA
- a CDS encoding thiol-disulfide oxidoreductase DCC family protein — protein MKGREQLVVAFDGECLMCSRGVRFLAERDRHQRLHFVPLQSSMGREMEQRAGTEKLSTMIVKRGDQVLARSEGILSVLQALGGIWAVLARMARIFPRVLRDAVYDFIAARRHRWFGKGDVCSLPSEALRQRLIDGEQV, from the coding sequence GTGAAAGGCCGGGAACAGCTCGTGGTTGCTTTTGATGGCGAGTGCCTGATGTGCAGCCGCGGCGTGCGTTTCCTTGCCGAGCGGGACCGCCACCAGCGGCTCCACTTCGTGCCCCTCCAGAGCTCCATGGGGCGGGAGATGGAGCAGCGGGCCGGGACCGAAAAACTGAGCACCATGATCGTGAAAAGGGGGGATCAGGTCCTCGCCCGTTCGGAGGGTATCCTCAGCGTGCTTCAAGCGCTTGGCGGCATTTGGGCCGTCCTCGCACGCATGGCCCGGATCTTTCCCCGCGTCCTGCGGGATGCCGTTTACGATTTCATCGCAGCCCGGCGGCATCGTTGGTTTGGAAAGGGTGACGTCTGTTCGCTGCCCTCCGAAGCCCTGCGGCAGCGCCTGATCGACGGCGAGCAGGTTTGA
- a CDS encoding tryptophan 7-halogenase — MIRNIIVLGAGSAGLIAALSLKRKIPNLNVRIVRSPELGVIGVGEGTTPNFPRHIFDYLGISRARFYQLAEPTWKLGIRFLWGPRGRFDYTFAPQLDSHWSDLPRPNGFYCDEEFSCVDIPAAMMHQDKVFARQANGAPDVQPWHAFHIENTKFVDMLEIVAREAGVEFTDGKVTGSDRGDNGISAIHLEDGQRLEADFFVDCSGFRSELLGKALEEPFESFGKTLFCDRAVIGGWDRTTEPILPYTTAEQMDAGWCWQIDHEHHINRGYVYSSQAISDDEAAAEYKRKNPKAPDSPRVVKFRSGAYRRMWVDNVVAVGNAGGFVEPLEATALMIVCAHCQTLVDFLLHTELDPTPGMRDLYNELTGATWNDIRDFLGLHYKLNTALDTPFWKHCRADTDLSGIAPLLEFYEENGPTGFCRYRLPTTQNDFGIEGYFVMLVGNRAPYRKRHHATPQEMAIWNKHRNDNLAHARRGIDVREALAYVRHPGWQWHGDAAPKPKPQPQPAFA; from the coding sequence ATGATTCGTAACATCATCGTCCTCGGAGCCGGAAGTGCCGGCCTGATTGCGGCGCTTTCCCTAAAGCGGAAGATCCCGAACCTGAACGTCCGCATCGTCCGGAGTCCCGAACTCGGCGTGATCGGCGTCGGGGAGGGGACCACCCCGAATTTCCCTCGCCACATCTTCGACTACCTCGGCATTTCGAGGGCCCGCTTCTACCAACTGGCAGAGCCGACATGGAAGCTGGGCATCCGCTTCCTCTGGGGCCCCCGCGGCCGCTTCGACTATACCTTCGCCCCGCAGCTGGATTCCCACTGGAGCGACCTTCCGCGTCCCAACGGCTTCTATTGCGACGAGGAGTTCTCCTGCGTGGATATCCCCGCGGCGATGATGCATCAGGACAAGGTTTTTGCCCGTCAGGCCAACGGGGCACCGGATGTTCAGCCCTGGCATGCCTTCCACATCGAGAACACGAAGTTCGTCGATATGCTCGAAATCGTCGCCCGTGAAGCGGGTGTCGAGTTCACCGATGGAAAAGTCACCGGTTCCGATCGGGGCGACAATGGGATCTCCGCGATCCATCTGGAAGACGGGCAGCGCTTGGAGGCGGACTTCTTCGTGGATTGCAGCGGCTTCCGCAGCGAGCTGCTCGGCAAGGCCCTCGAGGAGCCCTTCGAAAGCTTCGGCAAGACCCTCTTCTGCGACCGCGCCGTCATCGGCGGCTGGGATCGCACCACCGAGCCTATCCTTCCCTACACCACTGCCGAGCAGATGGATGCGGGCTGGTGCTGGCAGATCGACCACGAGCACCACATCAATCGGGGCTACGTCTACAGCTCCCAGGCCATCTCCGATGACGAGGCGGCCGCCGAGTACAAGCGGAAGAATCCGAAGGCTCCGGATTCTCCCCGGGTCGTGAAATTCCGCAGCGGTGCCTATCGCCGGATGTGGGTGGACAACGTCGTCGCGGTCGGAAATGCGGGCGGCTTTGTGGAGCCCTTGGAAGCCACCGCGCTGATGATCGTCTGTGCCCACTGCCAGACCCTCGTGGATTTCCTGCTCCACACCGAGCTCGATCCCACACCCGGCATGCGGGATCTCTACAATGAACTCACCGGCGCCACTTGGAACGACATCCGGGATTTCCTCGGTCTTCACTACAAGCTGAACACCGCGCTCGACACTCCTTTCTGGAAACACTGCCGCGCCGACACCGATCTCTCCGGCATCGCTCCGCTGCTTGAGTTCTATGAAGAAAACGGGCCCACCGGCTTCTGCCGCTACCGTCTGCCAACCACTCAGAATGACTTCGGGATCGAAGGCTACTTCGTGATGTTGGTCGGAAATCGGGCTCCCTACCGGAAGCGCCATCACGCGACCCCGCAGGAGATGGCGATCTGGAACAAGCATCGCAACGACAACCTCGCTCACGCCCGCCGCGGCATCGATGTGCGGGAAGCTCTCGCCTATGTCCGCCATCCTGGCTGGCAGTGGCATGGTGACGCTGCGCCCAAACCAAAACCTCAACCGCAACCTGCATTCGCCTAG
- a CDS encoding beta strand repeat-containing protein → MKTPIHKPITRASLTATAANNIRWFSRILAGTTVLGSSALALDNLWTGAVNNDWNTAGNWSLNRVPAFPNGNPAPNDFDDALVNTLTNFPVLSAAPSINPRDFRIGTASGATGRLDHRAGAASTGNGNWMFVGTAGGNGTYNLADTAATGGATTGFGIGSGSMTVGGPGTGGRLYVGGDDGGGDGGTGLANVNTSGSLILRNDLIVGAQTGTGVFNLDNGTVTSGSASSGAWIYIGQEGGHGTLNMSGGTMDVWGRFYVARNLDATGTVNLSGGTITKNGGDYFAVAEGAATGVFNQTGGTVNTVNGEFWVGQAAGSNGTYTMSAGNLNVGNWIAIGRDGGTGAFTMHGGTLTKTGGGNFIVGASGPGTFTQDAGLVDIQSGITWIAENNNATATYTLSGSGELRSSEVVIGVNGGTTGTLNLKGGTLRTSRLTGGGGADTVSFDGTQIVVSALPAGNLIGGLDTASVDAGGLKIDTNGFNASVSQTLGGSGGVVKSGTGTLTLLGASNYTGNTSVNAGKLIVSTGDINGPSTGTGTYTIANNAGLGVTVFTDPQQLNIPSATFGTGTSVDIVVDNSTGNPSLAPLNITGTATLAGNVLVNLKDAFPEVGNYTLIDYGTKAGAAGANFVLGSLPQGVVGTLNDNGSVVTLNVTSVSLPRWDATVNGNWNDDNLGAVNNWVDLITLNSIKYTNGNPVLFDDTVSGATGGNVTITEVVTPGNVTFNNAGPSAAGFDYVIGASGSGEISGTTGILKQGTGDVNLTSNNSYTGVTRLEGGTLTTATLTNGGVASPIGAATADPNNIAFAGGTLNYTGAATTTDRGYSISAANGDVVSGLKIASDVTVTGQVTVPTFGKLTKTGPGNLTLSFPGANVLARGGAASLRVDEGTLTLQGGGTQTNLVAGEFWLASTPDVPANFVMNSGSLTVNSWLAMGRGNGSTGTVSNLTATNSTIQTGNFSTGFDADLPNNNSVQNVTLNNTTWTNNDRTLWAERPSAVTNITLNGTSSYTSAGRLQMALGASSIVNVTVNDSGSISKTGEWLSIGNSSNGVGTVTLNDSGSLTSNGDFNIGDVDQSTGVLNINDNATVTSTGQVFIGKNGGTKGTINQTGGTFTGTGWVSNARFANSIGEVNISGGSFNQTGLSQALFVAEDGTGTMTLSGTGAINVLGNGFVIANTATGVGVFNLDGGILTTRQVFDGNGGAGTSTFNWDGGTLRAATNSVTNFFNGIDNAIIEDGGAVVDTNGVSIDIGQALQDGGTGGGLTKIGTGRLNLNSLGNTYTGVTAVNVGTLGGNGMLAGNISVAAGATLAPGVPTGMLTANSVSFANTAKLSITIDNSSLFINGELETLTSLNLTNAVLELNGTPTSASYILARYPTGALTGTFASVPTLPAGYTLNYNLDLGGGVSAVAITRPQSAFEAWIDTYFPGETSPAIVGADADPDGDGGSNRFEFALGGIPNDATSQPKIFPLTLDGSDAGTAKELLLTIGVRSTAPAFAGSPSPTSTVDGITYTIQGSTDLTGFTTGVTIVSPAVTPSLPTLPSGYQYRTFSLSGSDGLTGKGFLRVQVTP, encoded by the coding sequence ATGAAAACCCCGATCCATAAACCCATTACCCGTGCGTCCCTAACGGCCACGGCAGCCAACAACATCCGCTGGTTCTCCCGCATTCTCGCGGGCACCACGGTCCTCGGTTCCAGCGCCCTCGCGTTGGACAACCTGTGGACCGGCGCGGTGAACAATGACTGGAACACCGCGGGCAACTGGAGCCTGAACCGTGTCCCGGCTTTCCCGAACGGGAATCCCGCACCAAACGATTTCGATGACGCCCTCGTCAACACGCTGACCAATTTCCCGGTGCTCTCCGCAGCACCTTCGATCAACCCGCGCGACTTCCGGATCGGCACCGCCTCTGGGGCTACCGGTCGCCTCGATCACCGCGCGGGCGCAGCCTCGACCGGCAATGGCAACTGGATGTTTGTCGGCACCGCGGGCGGCAACGGTACTTATAACCTTGCGGATACCGCAGCCACGGGTGGCGCTACCACCGGCTTCGGCATCGGTTCCGGCAGCATGACAGTGGGTGGCCCGGGCACCGGCGGCCGCCTCTATGTGGGTGGCGATGACGGCGGCGGCGATGGCGGCACGGGCCTCGCCAACGTGAACACCTCCGGATCGCTCATCCTGAGAAACGACCTCATCGTGGGTGCCCAGACAGGCACCGGTGTCTTCAATCTCGATAACGGCACGGTGACTTCCGGGAGCGCCTCGTCAGGCGCTTGGATCTACATCGGTCAGGAAGGCGGCCACGGCACCCTGAACATGAGCGGCGGCACGATGGATGTCTGGGGACGCTTCTATGTCGCCCGGAATCTCGATGCCACCGGCACGGTGAACCTCAGCGGCGGCACGATCACCAAGAACGGCGGCGATTACTTCGCGGTCGCCGAAGGTGCTGCCACCGGTGTCTTCAACCAGACCGGCGGCACGGTCAATACGGTCAACGGCGAGTTCTGGGTAGGCCAGGCGGCAGGATCGAATGGCACCTATACCATGAGTGCCGGTAACCTGAACGTCGGGAACTGGATCGCGATCGGCCGCGATGGCGGCACCGGAGCTTTCACGATGCACGGCGGCACCCTCACCAAGACCGGCGGCGGCAACTTCATCGTCGGTGCCAGCGGTCCGGGTACCTTCACTCAGGATGCAGGTTTGGTCGATATCCAGAGCGGCATCACATGGATCGCGGAAAACAACAACGCCACCGCCACCTACACGCTCTCCGGTTCCGGTGAGCTTCGTTCTTCGGAAGTGGTGATCGGTGTGAACGGAGGCACCACGGGCACCCTCAATCTGAAAGGCGGCACGCTGCGCACTTCCCGTCTTACCGGTGGTGGCGGTGCTGATACCGTTTCCTTCGATGGCACCCAGATCGTCGTGAGCGCCCTGCCCGCAGGCAATCTCATCGGCGGCCTCGACACCGCCTCTGTCGATGCCGGGGGCTTGAAGATCGATACCAACGGTTTCAACGCCTCCGTCAGCCAGACGCTTGGCGGAAGCGGCGGTGTGGTGAAGAGCGGAACCGGCACCCTAACCCTTCTCGGAGCCAGCAACTATACCGGCAACACTTCCGTGAATGCCGGCAAGCTGATCGTCTCCACGGGTGACATCAATGGCCCGAGCACCGGCACGGGCACCTACACCATCGCCAACAACGCCGGCTTGGGTGTCACCGTCTTTACCGATCCGCAGCAGCTCAATATCCCGAGCGCGACCTTCGGCACCGGCACCAGCGTGGATATCGTCGTGGACAACTCCACGGGAAATCCATCGCTCGCCCCGCTGAATATCACCGGCACCGCCACCTTGGCAGGAAATGTCCTGGTGAACCTGAAGGACGCCTTCCCCGAAGTCGGCAACTACACGCTCATCGACTACGGCACGAAGGCTGGTGCCGCCGGCGCGAACTTCGTGCTCGGCAGCCTCCCGCAAGGCGTGGTCGGCACGCTCAATGACAACGGCAGCGTGGTCACCTTGAACGTGACGAGTGTCTCCCTGCCGCGCTGGGATGCCACGGTCAATGGCAACTGGAACGACGACAATCTGGGAGCCGTGAACAACTGGGTGGACCTGATCACCCTGAACTCGATCAAGTACACCAACGGCAACCCTGTCCTGTTCGATGACACCGTCAGCGGTGCCACCGGCGGGAATGTCACGATCACCGAAGTGGTCACACCCGGCAATGTCACCTTCAACAATGCCGGTCCTTCCGCAGCAGGCTTCGATTATGTGATCGGCGCGAGCGGCAGCGGCGAAATCAGCGGCACTACCGGTATCCTCAAGCAAGGCACCGGTGACGTGAATCTGACCAGCAACAACAGCTACACCGGCGTGACCCGCCTGGAAGGTGGCACGCTCACCACCGCGACCCTCACCAATGGCGGTGTGGCCAGCCCGATCGGTGCAGCCACCGCGGATCCGAACAATATCGCCTTCGCGGGCGGCACGCTGAACTACACCGGCGCTGCCACCACCACCGACCGCGGCTACAGCATCTCCGCGGCGAATGGCGACGTGGTCAGCGGCTTGAAGATCGCCAGCGATGTGACCGTCACCGGTCAAGTCACTGTCCCGACCTTCGGCAAGCTCACCAAGACCGGTCCCGGAAACCTGACCCTCAGCTTCCCGGGTGCAAACGTCCTGGCTCGCGGCGGGGCGGCTTCCCTGCGCGTGGACGAAGGAACCCTGACCCTCCAAGGCGGCGGCACCCAGACCAACCTCGTAGCAGGCGAATTCTGGCTGGCCTCCACCCCGGATGTCCCGGCGAACTTCGTGATGAACTCCGGTTCCCTCACGGTGAACAGCTGGCTGGCGATGGGCCGCGGCAATGGCTCGACGGGAACGGTCAGCAACCTGACCGCGACGAACTCCACGATCCAGACCGGTAACTTCAGCACCGGCTTCGACGCCGACCTGCCGAACAACAACAGCGTCCAGAACGTGACGCTGAACAACACGACCTGGACCAACAACGACCGCACCCTCTGGGCCGAGCGTCCGTCCGCCGTGACCAATATTACCCTCAACGGTACCTCGTCCTACACCTCCGCCGGCCGCCTTCAGATGGCCCTCGGCGCGAGCTCGATCGTGAATGTCACTGTCAACGACAGCGGCAGCATCTCGAAGACGGGCGAGTGGCTGTCGATCGGCAATAGCAGCAACGGTGTCGGCACGGTGACCCTGAACGACAGCGGTTCGCTGACCAGCAACGGTGACTTCAATATCGGCGACGTCGACCAATCCACCGGCGTTCTCAACATCAATGATAACGCCACCGTCACCAGCACCGGCCAGGTGTTCATCGGTAAGAACGGCGGGACGAAGGGCACGATCAACCAGACCGGCGGCACCTTCACCGGCACCGGCTGGGTGAGCAATGCGCGCTTCGCGAATTCCATCGGCGAGGTCAATATCTCCGGCGGCAGCTTCAACCAGACCGGCCTCAGCCAAGCGCTGTTTGTCGCGGAAGACGGCACCGGCACGATGACCCTCTCCGGAACCGGAGCGATCAACGTGTTGGGTAACGGCTTCGTGATCGCCAATACCGCAACCGGCGTCGGCGTCTTCAACCTGGACGGCGGCATCCTGACCACCCGCCAGGTCTTCGACGGTAACGGCGGTGCGGGCACCAGCACCTTCAATTGGGACGGCGGCACGCTCCGCGCGGCCACCAATTCGGTCACCAACTTCTTCAACGGGATCGATAACGCGATCATCGAAGACGGGGGTGCCGTGGTGGATACCAACGGGGTCTCAATCGACATTGGCCAAGCGCTTCAGGATGGCGGCACCGGCGGCGGGCTGACGAAGATCGGCACCGGACGTCTCAATCTGAATAGCTTGGGGAATACCTATACGGGTGTCACCGCGGTGAATGTCGGCACGCTGGGTGGTAACGGCATGCTCGCCGGGAACATCTCGGTGGCGGCAGGAGCCACGCTCGCTCCGGGTGTGCCGACTGGCATGCTGACGGCGAATTCGGTGAGCTTCGCAAATACCGCGAAATTGAGCATCACGATCGACAACAGCTCGTTGTTCATCAACGGCGAACTCGAGACCTTGACCAGCCTCAATCTCACCAATGCCGTTCTGGAACTCAATGGCACTCCGACATCGGCGTCCTACATCCTCGCGAGGTATCCCACGGGTGCCTTGACGGGCACCTTCGCCAGTGTCCCGACCCTGCCGGCGGGTTACACCCTGAACTACAACCTTGATCTCGGCGGCGGGGTCTCGGCGGTTGCCATCACTCGTCCGCAGTCCGCCTTCGAGGCCTGGATCGATACCTACTTCCCGGGCGAAACGAGCCCAGCGATCGTCGGTGCCGATGCGGATCCTGATGGAGACGGGGGTTCGAACCGCTTCGAGTTCGCTCTTGGCGGCATTCCAAACGATGCCACCAGCCAGCCGAAGATCTTCCCGCTGACGCTCGACGGCAGTGATGCAGGCACGGCCAAGGAATTGCTACTGACCATCGGCGTCCGCAGCACGGCTCCGGCCTTTGCAGGCTCGCCCTCGCCGACCTCCACCGTGGACGGTATTACCTATACCATCCAGGGCAGCACGGACCTCACCGGCTTCACCACAGGGGTCACGATCGTTAGCCCGGCGGTCACGCCGAGCCTTCCGACCCTGCCGAGCGGCTACCAGTACCGGACCTTCAGCCTGAGTGGTTCGGACGGCCTCACCGGCAAAGGATTCCTGCGGGTACAAGTTACTCCCTGA
- a CDS encoding ribonuclease H-like domain-containing protein, with amino-acid sequence MSGKNIVYFDLETQRSFGDVGGSAHKDKMGISVAVTYSTARGGYRIYGEHDINELVDELVRADLVVGWNHVEFDYPVLQGYTIYDLPAQTVNLDMMLDLQEKLGFRMKLDSAASASLGTGKSADGLDALKWWQEYKKTGNTEPLMKIAEYCAFDVKVTKCVHEYALANGHLKFHDRGGQLQEVPVAW; translated from the coding sequence GTGTCCGGGAAAAACATCGTTTACTTCGACCTCGAAACCCAGCGCAGCTTTGGCGACGTGGGGGGCTCCGCCCACAAGGACAAGATGGGCATTTCCGTGGCGGTGACCTATAGCACCGCCCGCGGCGGCTACCGGATCTACGGAGAGCACGATATCAACGAGCTTGTCGATGAACTGGTCCGCGCCGACCTGGTCGTCGGGTGGAATCATGTCGAATTCGACTACCCCGTGCTCCAAGGCTACACGATCTACGATCTGCCGGCCCAGACGGTGAACCTGGACATGATGCTGGATCTCCAAGAGAAGCTCGGATTCCGCATGAAGCTGGATTCCGCGGCGTCCGCGTCCCTCGGGACCGGCAAATCAGCCGATGGCCTCGATGCGCTGAAATGGTGGCAGGAATACAAGAAAACCGGCAACACCGAGCCGCTGATGAAAATCGCGGAGTACTGCGCCTTCGACGTGAAGGTCACGAAATGCGTGCACGAATACGCGCTGGCGAACGGGCACCTGAAATTCCACGACCGCGGCGGGCAGCTCCAGGAGGTGCCGGTGGCTTGGTAA
- a CDS encoding flavoprotein: protein MNIVLGITGSIAAYKAADLASQLVKGGHTVNAVMTRAATEFITPLTLQVLTRNPVLVTLEDEKQSWKPGHIELADNADLFLVAPASADVIGNFANGLAPDPLSSIYLALPMTTKVVIAPAMNGKMWLHPAVQRNVARLREDGCRFIGPAEGDLACGYQGVGRMTAVEEILAGLDI from the coding sequence GTGAACATCGTCCTCGGCATCACCGGCTCGATCGCGGCTTACAAGGCAGCGGATCTCGCGTCCCAATTGGTGAAAGGAGGCCACACGGTCAACGCGGTGATGACCCGCGCCGCCACCGAGTTCATCACCCCTCTGACCCTGCAGGTGCTCACCCGGAATCCCGTCCTCGTCACCTTGGAGGATGAGAAGCAGAGCTGGAAACCCGGCCACATCGAGTTGGCGGACAACGCGGATCTCTTTCTGGTGGCTCCGGCCAGCGCCGATGTGATCGGAAACTTCGCCAATGGCCTCGCGCCGGATCCTCTTTCCTCGATCTACCTCGCCCTGCCGATGACCACGAAGGTAGTCATCGCTCCCGCCATGAATGGGAAGATGTGGCTTCACCCCGCCGTCCAGCGAAACGTCGCCCGCCTGCGGGAAGATGGCTGCCGCTTCATAGGCCCCGCCGAGGGCGATCTGGCCTGTGGTTATCAGGGCGTGGGACGGATGACCGCGGTGGAAGAAATTCTCGCCGGGCTCGACATCTAA
- a CDS encoding LysR family transcriptional regulator: MTPTPNLHHLELFYHVARNGGITAAARSMPYGIQQPAISGQITILENELGVRLFQRRPFKLTPEGRDLYEFLAPFFGALPDVAARIAGRASRRLRLAAPATIIRRHLPDVLANVRKAQPNFELSLVDTDQRGAFAMLEREEVDLAVCELESRPPAGIRTEILISMPMLLLLPSSYKVARSGMHGMAVDLPLIRPPAETAMSRLFSKALTKARLDWPSRIEVNSLELVHAYVAQGFGAGLSVRAPGIGIPKGTRAWEIPDCPELTIAAAWRGKLSPLAEMVLDGLRKRAKAG; the protein is encoded by the coding sequence GTGACGCCCACGCCCAATCTCCACCATCTCGAGCTTTTCTACCATGTGGCCCGCAATGGCGGGATCACGGCGGCGGCGCGCAGCATGCCCTATGGGATCCAGCAGCCGGCCATTAGCGGGCAAATCACCATCTTGGAAAACGAGCTGGGGGTGCGGCTATTCCAGCGGAGACCTTTCAAGCTGACGCCGGAAGGAAGGGATCTGTATGAGTTCCTGGCGCCTTTTTTCGGAGCGCTGCCGGATGTGGCCGCGCGGATTGCGGGTCGGGCCTCGCGCCGCCTGCGGCTCGCAGCGCCGGCCACGATCATCCGCCGCCACTTGCCGGACGTGTTGGCAAACGTGCGGAAAGCGCAGCCTAACTTCGAGCTGAGCCTGGTGGATACCGACCAGCGCGGTGCCTTCGCGATGCTGGAGCGGGAGGAGGTGGATCTGGCCGTGTGTGAACTGGAGTCCCGCCCCCCGGCCGGCATCCGCACCGAGATCCTGATCTCGATGCCGATGCTCCTGCTACTACCTTCCTCGTACAAGGTGGCGCGCTCCGGGATGCACGGGATGGCGGTGGATCTTCCCCTGATCCGCCCGCCCGCGGAGACCGCGATGAGCCGGCTCTTTTCAAAGGCCCTGACCAAGGCGCGGCTCGACTGGCCTTCACGGATCGAAGTGAACTCGCTGGAGCTGGTGCATGCCTATGTGGCGCAAGGCTTCGGCGCGGGGCTGAGCGTGAGGGCTCCCGGCATCGGCATCCCGAAGGGCACGCGTGCCTGGGAGATTCCGGATTGCCCGGAGCTGACCATTGCCGCGGCATGGCGCGGGAAGCTGTCCCCGCTGGCAGAGATGGTGCTGGATGGCCTGCGCAAGCGGGCAAAGGCTGGATGA